The Penicillium oxalicum strain HP7-1 chromosome IV, whole genome shotgun sequence genome contains a region encoding:
- a CDS encoding Kinesin-like protein klpA, which produces MLSAIVIAFEPTSARTIPTLAIAKTVAAREFALLARIVYSPLTWRAKNNAMDEENMVRPPRFLSLSQVCSTNLGLGTQHRASTRSRIPQAGLRELNPATANARSGMSGILPPGTIAKKALSPTRTKPAATTEVKRAGPTTRSAMGAPKAHTRGNSYTSSTTTRSGSTASRSNMSSFSNTMSYGSRPASAMARPQTSLGTRKLHSTSTATARPATSLEHHADDHAGTVLGKRKGMTQSIYYSLRHESSHIGEPESMFPDPHRRGRANPEFSTPEVLLKHASPGSSPGVSPCIEWKKRHVNDWCLTTVRPPLQSKVPIPSPAKPVTIAPKPSMKKSKRAPIPMFLAKDSTVTDFNCLLDSEWDLESKEKNMEEIIARVFTRVNQSGQESQGLKEAVEVYKARIAELEQSRDSINEKNMKLRVEMESLAQQLNAAEKALRDARRDQEIALDDLDRQHRIELENTRQEGAKEVESLTARYEEDIRSLKRKFEHEIAEEKVARVRELGQLTSQSALDIQRTEMELDKKNREIHAAQSQIQTMKNDLDRERKSNLDLRHNLDTVSTNSVTLESTIRALKARIEFLEGGREEQSQAFEHCNQRMMDALAETEATKEKLRREETLRRKLHNQVQELKGNIRVFCRVRPPLSSEPSSSIAPMQYPDEFEDAKEINVMGPEERSSLGTVSRKNNTFTFDRVFGPSSQNTEVFDEISQLVQSALDGYNVCIFCYGQTGSGKTYTMSSQDGMIPLAVHQIYETAQSLEDKGWRYTMEGNFVEVYNENLNDLLGNPNELDKKKHEIRHDMQRGKTFITDITTVQLESPEMVETILKNAAANRSVAATKANERSSRSHSVFILKLNGENHITGERSEGTLNLVDLAGSERLSHSGVTGDRLKETQNINRSLSSLGDVIAALGQGKDGGHIPYRNSKLTYLLQFSLGGNSKTLMFVMVSPLQAHLSETLTSLKFATKVHNTHIGTAKRQARVRDL; this is translated from the exons ATGCTCTCCGCTATCGTGATCGCTTTTGAACCAACCTCAGCTAGGACCATCCCCACTTTGGCAATCGCAAAGACAGTGGCTGCTCGAGAATTCGCCCTTCTCGCCAGGATAGTGTATTCGCCGCTGACCTGGCGAGCCAAAAACAACGCAATGGACGAAGAAAACATGGTGCGCCCACCTCGCTTCTTGTCACTGTCGCAAGTTTGTTCCACTAACTTAGGGCTGGGAACGCAGCACCGCGCGTCAACTCGGTCGCGCATTCCACAGGCTGGTCTTCGAGAACTGAATCCTGCTACCGCCAACGCGCGATCCGGCATGTCAGGTATCCTGCCGCCAGGAACCATTGCGAAGAAAGCCCTTTCTC CAACTCGGACGAAGCCAGCGGCCACAACTGAAGTCAAGAGGGCAGGCCCTACCACTCGGTCCGCAATGGGCGCACCAAAAGCGCATACTCGCGGTAACTCCTACACCTCTTCCACGACAACACGATCCGGGTCCACCGCCTCTCGATCAAACATGAGCAGTTTCTCGAATACAATGTCATACGGATCTCGCCCTGCATCAGCCATGGCGCGACCACAAACCTCTCTCGGAACGCGCAAACTTCATAGTACCTCCACCGCGACAGCGCGCCCAGCCACCTCTTTGGAACATCATGCCGATGACCATGCCGGAACCGTCCttgggaaaagaaagggtatGACACAATCCATCTACTATTCCCTGCGTCATGAATCGAGCCATATTGGAGAACCCGAGTCAATGTTTCCTGATCCCCACCGGAGAGGCCGGGCCAACCCTGAGTTCTCAACCCCAGAGGTTCTGCTCAAGCATGCATCACCTGGATCCTCTCCCGGTGTCTCCCCATGCATAGAGTGGAAGAAGCGCCATGTCAATGATTGGTGTTTAACCACCGTGAGGCCACCGCTGCAATCGAAAGTCCCCATCCCCAGCCCGGCCAAGCCCGTTACAATTGCCCCAAAGCCATCCATGAAAAAGTCCAAACGGGCCCCCATCCCCATGTTCCTGGCAAAAGATTCTACGGTCACAGATTTTAACTGTTTATTAGATTCCGAGTGGGATCTTGagtccaaggagaagaatATGGAGGAGATCATTGCCAGGGTTTTTACACGCGTCAACCAGTCCGGCCAAGAGAGCCAAGGCCTAAAAGAAGCTGTCGAAGTGTACAAAGCAAGAA TTGCCGAGCTGGAACAATCTCGTGACAGCATCAATGAGAAGAACATGAAACTTCGGGTCGAGATGGAATCCTTGGCGCAGCAGCTCAACGCAGCAGAGAAGGCTTTGAGGGATGCACGTAGAGACCAAGAGATCGCCCTCGATGACTTAGACCGACAGCACCGCATAGAGTTGGAGAACACGCGGCAAGAGGGTGCCAAGGAGGTCGAGTCGTTGACGGCTCGATACGAAGAAGACATTCGAAGTTTGAAACGGAAATTTGAACATGAGATCGCGGAAGAAAAAGTCGCCCGCGTCCGAGAACTGGGCCAACTCACCTCCCAATCGGCTTTGGACATTCAAAGAACCGAGATGGAGTTGGATAAGAAGAATCGCGAGATTCACGCAGCTCAGTCTCAAATCCAGACCATGAAGAATGACCTGGATCGAGAGCGAAAATCAAATCTTGATCTTCGGCACAACCTCGATACGGTCAGCACAAACAGTGTGACTCTGGAATCAACCATCCGGGCGCTGAAAGCAAGAATTGAGTTCCTGGAGGGCGGAAGAGAAGAACAATCCCAAGCATTTGAACATTGCAACCAAAGAATGATGGATGCTCTGGCCGAAACTGAGGCCACGAAGGAGAAACTCCGCCGGGAGGAGACCCTTCGTCGGAAACTTCATAATCAAGTGCAAGAGCTCAAGGGTAATATCAGGGTTTTTTGCCGTGTTCGGCCACCCTTGAGCAGTGAACCATCTTCGTCCATCGCTCCCATGCAATATCCTGACGAGTTTGAGGATGCCAAGGAGATCAATGTGATGGGCCCTGAAGAGAGGAGTAGCCTGGGAACCGTCTCTCGCAAGAACAACACTTTTACCTTTGATCGGGTATTTGGTCCCTCCTCGCAAAACACCGAGGTCTTCGATGAGATCAGCCAACTGGTGCAGAGTGCATTGGATGGGTATAATGTCTGTATCTTCTGTTACGGTCAGACTGGCAGTGGTAAGACTTATACCATGTCCTCGCAAGACGGCATGATTCCTCTCGCCGTTCACCAGATCTATGAGACCGCTCAAAGTTTAGAGGACAAGGGCTGGCGCTACACGATGGAAGGCAATTTTGTTGAGGTGTACAACGAGAACTTGAACGATCTTCTCGGAAACCCCAATGaattggacaagaaaaagcatGAGATCCGCCACGACATGCAACGAGGCAAGACGTTCATTACAGACATCACCACGGTTCAACTGGAATCTCCCGAGATGGTTGAAACGATTCTCAAAAACGCCGCGGCCAACCGATCAGTTGCTGCCACCAAGGCAAATGAGCGTTCCTCGCGATCCCACTCGGTTTTCATCCTGAAGCTCAACGGCGAGAATCATATCACGGGTGAGCGCAGTGAGGGCACGCTCAACCTGGTTGATTTGGCTGGAAGTGAACGTCTGAGCCACAGCGGTGTCACGGGCGACCGTCTCAAGGAGACTCAAAACATCAATCGTAGTCTCAGTTCGCTCGGCGACGTGATTGCTGCTTTGGGGCAGGGCAAAGATGGCGGGCACATCCCCTACCGGAACAGCAAG CTCACTTATCTGCTCCAATTCTCGCTCGGTGGCAACTCCAAGACACTCATGTTCGTCATGGTCAGTCCCCTTCAGGCTCATCTCTCGGAAACATTGACGAGCTTGAAGTTCGCCACCAAGGTCCACAACACTCATATCGGTACCGCTAAGCGCCAGGCGCGTGTTCGCGACCTTTGA
- a CDS encoding putative endo-1,3(4)-beta-glucanase yields MRSFSPSLSAGSLFLALLAAPVATATEKYQLVENWQGDGFLDYFNFHVGSDPTKGFVQYVDESHARDAGLLRVTETGSVYIGVDHKTTLKTTDQGRESVRIGTKKFYDHSLVIADLAHMPASTCGTWPAFWSVGKNWPHDGEIDIIEGVNMQNHNEIVMHTAGTCSITETGMTGAVNATGCGEDLGTVGCVIEGHEGSYGTSFNKQGGGVYAMEWTEKFVKIWFFARASIPASITSGQPDVTEFGTPMALVQDACDVASSFKSQSFIFDTTFCGEWAGNVYGKSGCPMAGSDPMTSCVSYVAQNPAAFEQSYWEINSVKIYQTGVAANAILQPVHSSVSTHSTAQEATIATAPAHPVQSTMTAPEAPPASQTHSAPQVTDVPHTTAVAPGATGYRSVPGPIVETLAGQDSTSSPATSMPTDVPNPVTPAGTVGELGADGVSVAGQPEQSPTKQSVTKFVTSTTTLCPIAESSASAAHMSQNNAAPEGPVVTTNAAHIPATTTMESIVSAPSITTQPAQQIQTQPAAVITAMSVPADVLSSGAHVPDSTATGLPNGADPVAATESGNKVTSDRPLPTIIPAPGVSIGSGSSAPAIVVSHAKPTPMAIATANDIDFAAASSMPGSSSTAAAPVFTPFTGAAGRASVQLSGLIAAFMVGLVI; encoded by the coding sequence ATGCggtctttctctccctcgctCAGCGCTGGCTCGCTTTTCCTCGCCCTTCTGGCCGCCCCCGTCGCAACGGCGACTGAAAAGTACCAGCTGGTCGAGAACTGGCAAGGGGATGGATTCTTGGACTACTTCAATTTTCACGTTGGCAGCGATCCGACCAAGGGCTTCGTGCAGTATGTCGACGAATCACACGCCCGAGATGCAGGTCTTCTCCGGGTGACCGAGACTGGCAGTGTGTACATTGGAGTCGATCACAAGACAACGTTGAAAACTACGGACCAGGGCCGCGAGTCGGTCCGTATTGGAACCAAGAAATTCTATGACCATTCCTTGGTCATTGCCGATCTGGCTCATATGCCTGCCAGCACCTGCGGAACGTGGCCGGCCTTCTGGTCCGTGGGCAAGAACTGGCCTCATGACGGTGAGATCGATATTATTGAAGGCGTCAATATGCAAAATCACAACGAAATTGTCATGCACACTGCTGGAACCTGCAGCATTACGGAAACGGGTATGACGGGAGCCGTTAACGCTACGGGCTGTGGTGAGGACCTGGGAACAGTAGGCTGTGTCATCGAAGGCCACGAGGGTAGCTACGGTACCTCCTTCAATAAGCAAGGAGGTGGTGTCTATGCGATGGAATGGACCGAGAAATTTGTCAAGATCTGGTTTTTCGCTCGTGCCTCGATTCCTGCGTCTATCACAAGCGGCCAGCCCGACGTCACCGAGTTTGGTACTCCTATGGCCCTTGTGCAAGACGCCTGCGATGTTGCCAGCAGCTTCAAGTCCCAATCGTTCATCTTTGACACCACTTTCTGTGGTGAGTGGGCTGGCAATGTCTATGGCAAGTCTGGTTGCCCTATGGCTGGATCTGACCCCATGACGAGCTGCGTCAGCTACGTCGCTCAGAACCCCGCTGCATTTGAGCAGTCTTACTGGGAAATCAACTCGGTCAAGATTTACCAAACCGGCGTCGCTGCCAACGCGATTCTCCAGCCCGTGCACTCTTCGGTCTCGACCCACTCAACCGCCCAGGAAGCCACCATCGCGACGGCCCCTGCCCATCCTGTCCAATCAACAATGACCGCTCCCGAAGCTCCTCCAGCTAGTCAAACTCATTCAGCTCCCCAAGTTACCGACGTCCCCCATACCACTGCTGTTGCACCTGGTGCCACTGGCTATCGCTCCGTCCCCGGCCCCATTGTCGAGACTCTTGCTGGTCAAGACTCGACTTCTTCGCCCGCGACGAGTATGCCCACCGATGTGCCCAATCCCGTCACCCCTGCTGGCACTGTCGGAGAGCTGGGTGCCGATGGTGTCTCCGTCGCTGGACAACCTGAGCAGAGCCCTACCAAGCAGTCCGTGACCAAGTTCGTAACATCGACCACCACTCTGTGCCCCATCGCCGAATCCTCTGCGTCTGCTGCCCACATGTCCCAGAATAACGCCGCTCCCGAGGGCCCTGTTGTGACTACCAATGCTGCGCATATCCCTGCAACCACTACCATGGAATCGATCGTCTCTGCGCCTTCAATTACGACACAGCCGGCCCAGCAAATCCAAACGCAACCTGCCGCTGTAATCACAGCCATGTCCGTCCCAGCAGACGTTCTTTCCTCCGGTGCGCATGTTCCCGACAGCACGGCGACTGGGCTTCCCAATGGGGCTGACCCCGTCGCCGCCACTGAGTCTGGAAACAAAGTCACATCCGACCGGCCCCTGCCAACTATTATTCCAGCCCCGGGAGTATCCATCGGGTCTGGGAGCTCAGCGCCGGCTATTGTTGTATCCCACGCCAAGCCCACTCCCATGGCTATCGCTACCGCAAATGACATCGATTTTGCCGCTGCCAGCTCCATGCCAGGATCATCCAGTACCGCGGCTGCTCCCGTCTTTACGCCGTTCACCGGAGCTGCAGGTAGAGCATCCGTGCAGCTGTCCGGTCTTATCGCGGCGTTCATGGTCGGCTTGGTGATTTAA
- a CDS encoding 3-dehydroshikimate dehydratase — protein MFSLPTPPSEPDPRWTPAIATVSLGAAHLHSLPAKIEAAAQNGQKGLELFHDDLAHFAKKLRDQLDRGEKIRSDRDYEIDAAHAIRKLCAQKDLQILVLQPFRHFEGLLDPDEHARRIHELEHWAELCRILGDNVCILIPSSFLDASQITGDRDRLVSDLREAADVTFPVRIAYEALAWGTYVNTWEQSWEIVQRANRPNLGICLDTFNIAARVWADPTSPTGRLPAHADRELSKSMERLVCDVDPDRVWMVQLADGERVDPNVPFLQTLGAPKLLSWSRNARLFPCEEERGGYLPILTVADACLRGLGYRGWVSMEVFSRTTSDAKPSVPNDHAARAAKSWQGLLHQLDSRKIG, from the coding sequence ATGTTTTCCCTCCCGACTCCACCGTCCGAACCGGACCCAAGATGGACACCTGCCATCGCGACCGTTAGTCTTGGGGCGGCTCATTTGCACTCGCTCCCGGCCAAAATTGAAGCGGCCGCGCAGAATGGTCAAAAGGGGTTGGAGCTCTTTCACGACGACCTTGCTCACTTCGCCAAAAAGCTGCGCGATCAATTAGATCGTGGTGAAAAGATACGCAGCGACCGCGACTATGAGATCGACGCCGCGCATGCAATTCGCAAACTATGTGCCCAGAAGGATCTCCAAATCTTGGTGCTACAACCTTTCCGCCATTTTGAAGGGCTGTTGGACCCTGATGAGCATGCCCGGCGAATCCATGAGCTGGAGCACTGGGCAGAATTATGTCGAATCCTCGGGGATAATGTTTGCATCCTCATTCCGTCATCATTCCTCGACGCATCCCAGATCACCGGCGATCGGGACCGTCTCGTGTCGGATCTCCGCGAAGCCGCGGATGTGACATTCCCTGTGCGCATCGCTTATGAAGCCTTAGCCTGGGGCACCTATGTCAATACATGGGAGCAGAGTTGGGAGATCGTCCAACGTGCCAATCGTCCCAATCTCGGTATCTGTCTTGATACATTCAACATCGCCGCACGGGTTTGGGCAGATCCAACCAGTCCTACCGGGCGTCTGCCTGCACACGCCGACCGCGAGTTGAGCAAGTCCATGGAACGACTTGTCTGTGACGTTGATCCTGACCGCGTCTGGATGGTCCAGCTGGCCGATGGAGAACGGGTAGATCCGAACGTGCCGTTCCTCCAAACGCTCGGCGCACCCAAGTTACTGTCGTGGTCGCGCAACGCGCGCCTTTTCCCTTGCGAAGAAGAGCGCGGTGGGTATTTACCAATCCTCACGGTGGCAGACGCATGCCTTCGTGGACTTGGCTATCGGGGATGGGTCAGTATGGAAGTATTCTCTCGAACCACCTCAGACGCAAAGCCATCCGTTCCAAACGACCACGCTGCGCGGGCGGCGAAATCATGGCAGGGCCTGTTGCATCAACTAGATTCGCGCAAAATAGGTTGA